One Kribbella sp. NBC_00662 genomic region harbors:
- a CDS encoding AAA family ATPase has product MPPDTSDTLQAEKDYLKNSRAALAVMREKTGALEIHSADRVNQEFLKAAIYRRMKELEDDPDVPLFFGRLDYIEPTDETFHIGRRHVNDALGEPLVVDWRADISVPFYRASKTEPMGVGVRRRFGFTHGEMTAFEDEDLTASGQVEQHSNILDAEIERPRSGPMRDIVATIQPEQDVIVRAGVEDTICVQGAPGTGKTAVGLHRAAYLLYAYRDQLSRAGVLVVGPNASFLRYIGDVLPALGEIEAKQTTVEELVARVKIAGPGPALVDVLKGDARMAEVLQRAVWSNVNLPKESLVVPRGAHRWRVAAYQAEELITELRNRGIRYGAGRAMLPQRLAHAVLLRMEAAGDSPDDRVQDSVARSRPVKQYAEALWPAVDPAKLLFRLFTDPELLAEHADGILTPEEQALLIWDKVPRSAGAAKWSVADATLIDEIADLVDRTPSLGHVVLDEAQDLSAMQLRAVGRRCSTGSMTVLGDIAQGTTPWATPSWDDALKHLGKSGAHTEELTAGFRVPGQVIEYAARLLPTIAPHLKPPTAVRRARGELTISRVPDSLAAAVTAVREVSERPGSIGLIVPDALVAATRKALNGMAFSVLGDEDDVDAHLDVVPASLAKGLEFDHVVLVEPAGIVAGEADERTGLRRLYVCLTRAVTSLVVVHNEDLPEVLEAA; this is encoded by the coding sequence ATGCCCCCCGATACGTCTGACACCCTCCAGGCCGAGAAGGACTACCTCAAGAACTCCCGCGCCGCACTGGCGGTCATGCGGGAGAAGACCGGCGCACTGGAGATCCACAGTGCGGACCGGGTCAACCAGGAGTTCCTGAAGGCCGCGATCTACCGGCGGATGAAGGAGCTCGAGGACGACCCGGACGTACCGCTGTTCTTCGGCCGGCTGGACTACATCGAGCCGACCGACGAGACGTTCCACATCGGCCGCCGGCACGTGAACGACGCGCTGGGCGAGCCGCTGGTGGTGGACTGGCGAGCAGACATCTCGGTGCCGTTCTACCGGGCCAGCAAGACCGAGCCGATGGGCGTGGGGGTACGCCGGCGGTTCGGATTCACGCACGGCGAGATGACGGCGTTCGAGGACGAGGACCTCACCGCGAGCGGGCAGGTCGAGCAGCACAGCAACATCCTGGACGCCGAGATCGAGCGGCCGCGTTCCGGCCCGATGCGTGACATCGTCGCGACGATCCAGCCGGAGCAGGACGTGATCGTCCGGGCCGGCGTCGAGGACACCATCTGCGTCCAGGGAGCGCCTGGCACCGGGAAGACCGCAGTCGGGCTGCACAGAGCGGCGTACCTGCTCTATGCGTACCGGGACCAGCTCAGCCGGGCCGGTGTGCTCGTGGTCGGCCCGAACGCGAGCTTCCTGCGCTACATCGGCGACGTCCTCCCCGCACTGGGTGAGATCGAGGCCAAGCAGACCACCGTCGAGGAGCTGGTCGCCCGGGTGAAGATCGCCGGGCCGGGGCCGGCGCTGGTCGACGTACTCAAGGGCGACGCCCGGATGGCCGAAGTACTGCAGCGGGCCGTCTGGTCGAACGTCAACCTGCCCAAGGAGTCGCTGGTCGTGCCGCGTGGAGCGCACCGCTGGCGCGTCGCGGCGTACCAGGCCGAGGAGCTGATCACCGAGCTGCGTAACCGTGGCATCCGGTACGGCGCCGGCCGCGCGATGCTGCCGCAACGGCTGGCCCACGCGGTGCTGCTGCGGATGGAGGCGGCGGGTGACTCCCCCGACGACCGCGTGCAGGACTCGGTCGCGCGGAGCCGACCGGTGAAGCAGTACGCCGAGGCACTCTGGCCGGCTGTGGACCCGGCGAAGCTGCTGTTCCGCCTCTTCACCGACCCGGAGCTGCTGGCCGAGCACGCCGACGGCATCCTCACCCCGGAGGAACAGGCGCTGCTGATCTGGGACAAGGTGCCGCGCTCCGCCGGTGCGGCCAAGTGGTCCGTCGCCGATGCCACTCTGATCGACGAGATCGCCGATCTGGTCGACCGCACGCCGTCACTCGGCCACGTCGTACTGGACGAGGCACAGGACCTCTCCGCGATGCAGCTGCGCGCTGTCGGACGGCGCTGCTCGACCGGCTCGATGACTGTGCTCGGCGACATCGCGCAGGGCACCACGCCCTGGGCGACGCCGTCCTGGGACGACGCGTTGAAGCATCTGGGCAAGTCAGGCGCCCACACCGAAGAGCTGACCGCAGGCTTCCGCGTCCCGGGCCAGGTGATCGAGTACGCCGCCCGTCTCCTCCCGACGATCGCACCGCATCTCAAGCCGCCGACCGCAGTACGACGGGCGCGCGGTGAGCTCACGATCTCCCGCGTACCGGACAGCCTCGCCGCCGCGGTCACCGCCGTACGTGAGGTGTCTGAGCGTCCCGGGTCGATCGGGCTGATCGTTCCGGACGCTCTGGTCGCTGCGACCCGGAAGGCCCTGAACGGTATGGCGTTCTCGGTGCTGGGCGATGAGGACGACGTGGACGCCCACCTGGACGTCGTACCGGCGTCTCTCGCCAAGGGTCTCGAGTTCGACCATGTGGTCCTGGTGGAGCCGGCCGGCATCGTCGCAGGTGAGGCCGACGAGCGGACCGGTCTCCGTCGGCTCTACGTCTGCCTGACCCGTGCCGTCACCTCACTGGTCGTCGTACACAACGAAGACTTGCCTGAAGTTTTAGAAGCCGCGTGA
- a CDS encoding MFS transporter, with product MSARIYLLGAGAFAVGTSAYVVSGVLPDVSSELHVSLTAAGQLATAFSLSYAIGAPILSTLTGRWERRTLLIAALVLAALGNLIAALAVNYPILIAGRVVAALGAAMYTPAATLFATSLMRPEERGRAVAIVFGGLTFALVLGVPAGTLLGPNLGYKGVFALITAVAVLVAIAERAALPKVDAPPAVSLRERFAGVTDRRVQIILAITVLAVLAAFSVYIYIVPLLKHTAGLTGNATSLLLLLYGVGAVIGNFLGGRVTDRFGSLRTLAVLMIGITAVLATLDVTLTTEVGAGAALLVWGMLTWSFNPPIQNLLLELGGGLLISLNASAIYLGAGLSAIVGGLVIQSFGVGYLPVLASALSLVVLGLVYALWRDSALQRVEELEREEDIFITAAAE from the coding sequence ATGTCCGCACGGATCTACCTGCTCGGCGCCGGCGCTTTCGCGGTCGGCACCAGCGCGTACGTCGTGTCCGGTGTGCTCCCCGACGTCAGCTCCGAGCTGCATGTCTCGCTGACCGCTGCGGGCCAGCTCGCCACCGCGTTCTCCCTGTCTTACGCGATCGGTGCGCCGATCCTGTCCACGCTGACCGGCCGGTGGGAGCGCCGTACGCTCCTGATCGCCGCACTGGTCCTGGCCGCGCTCGGCAACCTGATCGCCGCGCTGGCCGTGAACTACCCGATCCTGATCGCCGGCCGCGTAGTGGCCGCGCTCGGCGCCGCCATGTACACGCCGGCGGCCACGCTGTTCGCCACCAGCCTGATGCGACCTGAGGAGCGAGGTAGAGCAGTCGCCATCGTGTTCGGTGGTCTGACCTTCGCTCTGGTGCTCGGCGTACCTGCCGGCACATTGCTCGGCCCGAACCTGGGTTACAAGGGCGTCTTCGCACTCATCACCGCAGTCGCCGTACTGGTCGCGATCGCCGAGCGGGCCGCGCTGCCGAAGGTCGACGCGCCTCCGGCCGTCAGTCTGCGCGAACGCTTCGCCGGTGTGACCGACCGACGGGTCCAGATCATCCTGGCGATCACAGTCCTCGCAGTGCTCGCCGCCTTCAGCGTGTACATCTACATCGTTCCGCTGCTGAAGCACACCGCCGGCCTGACCGGCAACGCCACCAGCCTGCTGCTTCTGCTGTACGGCGTGGGCGCAGTCATCGGGAACTTCCTCGGTGGACGAGTGACGGACCGCTTCGGCAGCCTGCGCACCCTGGCCGTTCTGATGATCGGCATCACCGCGGTCCTCGCCACACTCGACGTCACGCTGACGACCGAGGTGGGCGCCGGTGCCGCCCTGCTGGTGTGGGGCATGCTGACCTGGTCCTTCAACCCGCCCATCCAGAACCTGTTGCTAGAGCTCGGTGGCGGCTTGCTGATCTCGCTCAACGCCTCTGCGATCTACCTGGGCGCCGGACTGTCGGCCATCGTCGGCGGACTGGTCATCCAGTCGTTCGGCGTCGGCTACCTGCCGGTGCTGGCCAGTGCCCTGTCGCTGGTTGTGCTCGGCCTGGTCTACGCGCTCTGGCGTGACTCCGCACTCCAGCGGGTCGAGGAGCTCGAGCGCGAGGAGGACATCTTCATCACAGCCGCTGCCGAGTAA
- a CDS encoding ArsR/SmtB family transcription factor produces the protein MATKVLPQPERDEIRVEAVLQALGEPVRLTIVRALADNPAGVCCGEIELPVTASTRAHHLKTLREAGVLSTHTDGTRRISVLRREDLEALYPGLLTGILSAKQ, from the coding sequence ATGGCCACCAAGGTTCTCCCGCAGCCGGAGCGGGACGAGATCCGCGTCGAAGCGGTTCTGCAGGCGCTGGGCGAGCCTGTCCGGCTCACGATCGTCCGCGCGCTGGCCGACAACCCGGCAGGTGTCTGCTGCGGTGAGATCGAGCTCCCCGTCACCGCGTCCACCCGCGCGCATCACCTCAAGACACTCCGCGAGGCCGGCGTGCTGTCCACCCACACCGACGGCACCCGCCGGATCAGCGTCCTCCGCCGCGAGGACCTCGAGGCGCTGTACCCGGGCCTGCTCACGGGCATCCTGTCCGCCAAGCAGTAA
- a CDS encoding PQQ-binding-like beta-propeller repeat protein: MVELRARWADLVPGSASLADELIARYVDRNRRAYRDQYLGIVLTALDSFIQLSTDPTSVRLAAWFHRAVHEPGGTPSEDAEASARLAEQLLPQYGVPPIRIAEVSRLIRLTGDLAAPPPDSYAPPRRDANGDVLLDAVNAILASDPSRYAVHTAEVRRDAGDRKAALEHRYDEVRELLDGHLYRTQLARQRLGPVARVNLESELAGLDSELPAPWRGWQQAALTATATFTAIAAAVVAIAASGASWQTPPTQDEPGWPPIALAVLSFFSAPILFRCARSASQRARLIAGAVLAIAVTGLLVAWAQAPRTNVAVGVGLRVPLMISALLLLLIAGAAALVASLLRTRTARFLPARNLGQQLAWLAAPAAVALTLLLIIQPLSRGYVLGSNERVEGTPQEAGKAVPSVLDGNVAWVSESVVGSGAEEAIGTRYGIAIPRPSGVVEMLDAATGELRWRYSRSDSDEKPVIAATGNGDYVLAQFADVGYLLLDANTGQRKAAWPGRTRDRFIQQSQPLLTGERSGKLHGVDPSGHERWTYDSGDCTDLGAIATAETVVTFVSHTCDDRPDEMAALDVQSGKKLWSKTSDTYRRPVVVAGLVVVAEPGGDSDVPAALAAIEPRTGDVRWRWEVPRTWSCRTLLNAAGKYLIVVDCPGPSSLENRKTIVTAIDANTGLTAWQTQASVSPRVKVTVTADGRVISLSRGATGCIANVISQTGFRQVRLPTGISCNRDPRAIGNLVLTSGTDTVIALR; the protein is encoded by the coding sequence GTGGTGGAGCTTCGGGCGCGGTGGGCTGACCTGGTGCCCGGGTCTGCCTCCCTCGCGGACGAGCTCATCGCGCGGTACGTCGACCGCAACCGCCGCGCGTACCGCGACCAGTACCTCGGCATCGTCCTCACCGCTCTGGACTCGTTCATCCAGCTCTCCACCGACCCGACCAGCGTCCGGCTCGCGGCCTGGTTCCACCGCGCGGTGCACGAGCCCGGCGGTACTCCGTCCGAGGACGCCGAGGCGTCAGCCCGGTTGGCAGAGCAACTCCTCCCGCAGTACGGCGTACCGCCGATCCGCATCGCCGAGGTGTCCCGGCTGATCCGGCTGACCGGTGACCTGGCCGCACCGCCGCCCGACTCTTATGCCCCACCCCGCCGCGACGCGAACGGCGACGTACTGCTCGACGCGGTCAACGCGATCCTCGCCTCCGACCCCAGCCGGTACGCCGTCCACACCGCCGAGGTACGACGCGACGCGGGCGACCGCAAGGCCGCACTCGAGCACCGGTACGACGAAGTACGCGAACTGCTCGACGGTCACCTGTACCGCACGCAACTGGCCCGCCAACGGCTCGGACCGGTCGCCCGCGTCAACCTCGAGTCAGAGCTGGCCGGACTGGACAGTGAGCTCCCCGCCCCGTGGCGTGGTTGGCAACAAGCCGCACTGACCGCGACTGCCACGTTCACGGCGATTGCTGCCGCCGTCGTCGCGATCGCGGCCTCGGGTGCCTCCTGGCAAACCCCACCGACGCAGGACGAACCCGGCTGGCCACCGATCGCGCTGGCGGTCCTGTCGTTCTTCAGCGCACCGATCCTGTTCCGCTGTGCCCGCAGCGCCAGTCAGCGCGCCCGCCTGATCGCCGGCGCCGTACTGGCGATCGCAGTGACCGGACTGCTCGTCGCGTGGGCGCAGGCACCCCGGACGAACGTTGCCGTCGGCGTCGGCCTCCGCGTTCCGTTGATGATCTCCGCACTGCTCCTGCTGCTGATCGCCGGCGCCGCTGCTCTGGTGGCGTCACTGCTCCGCACCAGGACGGCCCGCTTCCTCCCCGCGCGCAACCTGGGCCAGCAACTCGCCTGGCTCGCAGCACCGGCCGCGGTCGCGCTCACGCTGTTGCTGATCATCCAGCCACTGTCGCGCGGCTACGTGCTCGGCTCCAACGAGAGAGTCGAGGGAACACCACAGGAAGCAGGCAAGGCTGTTCCGTCCGTCCTGGACGGCAACGTCGCCTGGGTCAGCGAATCGGTCGTCGGCAGCGGCGCGGAGGAAGCTATCGGCACTCGCTACGGCATCGCTATCCCGCGCCCGAGCGGCGTGGTCGAGATGCTCGACGCAGCCACCGGTGAACTGCGCTGGCGCTACAGCCGGTCCGACTCGGACGAGAAGCCCGTCATCGCAGCGACCGGCAACGGCGACTACGTCCTCGCCCAGTTCGCCGACGTCGGCTATCTACTGCTCGACGCGAACACCGGTCAGCGCAAGGCTGCGTGGCCCGGTCGGACGAGGGACCGCTTCATCCAACAGTCCCAGCCGCTTCTGACCGGCGAGCGCTCCGGCAAGCTCCATGGCGTGGACCCGAGCGGCCACGAGCGCTGGACGTACGACTCCGGTGACTGCACCGACCTGGGCGCTATCGCCACGGCCGAGACCGTGGTCACGTTCGTCAGTCACACCTGCGACGACCGGCCTGACGAGATGGCCGCACTGGACGTCCAGTCCGGCAAGAAGCTGTGGAGCAAGACGTCGGACACGTACCGCCGACCGGTCGTAGTCGCGGGCTTGGTGGTCGTGGCCGAGCCCGGCGGGGACTCCGACGTACCAGCTGCTCTCGCGGCGATCGAGCCGCGAACCGGCGACGTCCGCTGGCGCTGGGAAGTGCCGAGGACCTGGTCCTGCCGCACTCTCCTCAACGCCGCCGGGAAGTACCTGATCGTCGTGGACTGCCCCGGCCCGAGCAGCCTGGAGAACCGCAAGACGATCGTCACGGCCATCGACGCCAATACCGGTCTGACTGCTTGGCAGACCCAGGCGTCGGTCAGCCCACGCGTGAAGGTCACCGTGACAGCGGACGGTCGTGTCATCTCGCTGAGCCGCGGCGCCACCGGCTGCATCGCGAACGTGATCAGCCAGACCGGCTTCCGTCAGGTGCGGCTGCCCACCGGTATCTCGTGCAATCGCGATCCGCGTGCCATCGGCAATCTGGTCCTCACGTCCGGCACCGACACGGTTATCGCCCTGCGCTGA
- a CDS encoding Gfo/Idh/MocA family protein, with product MRFGLVGTGGWAARTHAPGLTAAAGVELAGVWGRHPEKTAAFAGEFGLASYDDYAELLESVDAVAFAVPPRVQASMALEAAAVGKHLLLDKPVSDSLDDARALVDEAADEGIASVVFLTQRFEPPMRKFFAELEATGGWRGGWSRMLASLDAPGNRYTNSIWRREEWGSLWDVGPHALSNLSAMLGPIGELTAVGGADGLIHMVLTHESGATSTASITLLAPPEGSNFETGVWGEAGTALLPERTTAAADALRLAAEELVVAAESGESHPTDVAFGTRIVELLASAQKQLSAGR from the coding sequence ATGCGGTTCGGTCTGGTGGGGACGGGCGGCTGGGCGGCGCGCACGCACGCGCCGGGGCTCACGGCGGCGGCCGGGGTCGAGTTGGCCGGCGTCTGGGGGCGGCATCCGGAGAAAACGGCCGCCTTCGCGGGTGAGTTCGGCCTGGCGTCGTACGACGACTACGCGGAGTTACTCGAGTCGGTCGACGCGGTCGCGTTCGCCGTACCGCCGAGGGTCCAGGCCTCGATGGCGCTCGAAGCGGCCGCGGTCGGGAAGCATCTGCTGCTCGACAAGCCGGTCTCCGACTCGCTGGACGACGCCCGGGCGCTCGTGGACGAGGCCGCGGACGAGGGCATCGCGTCGGTCGTGTTCCTCACCCAGCGGTTCGAGCCGCCGATGCGGAAGTTCTTCGCCGAGCTCGAGGCCACCGGCGGATGGAGAGGCGGCTGGAGCCGCATGCTCGCCTCGCTGGACGCGCCGGGCAACCGCTACACGAACTCGATCTGGCGGCGTGAGGAGTGGGGGTCGCTCTGGGACGTGGGTCCGCACGCGCTGTCCAACCTGTCCGCGATGCTCGGTCCGATCGGCGAGCTCACGGCTGTCGGCGGCGCCGACGGTCTGATCCACATGGTCCTGACCCACGAGTCCGGCGCCACCAGCACCGCCAGCATCACCCTGCTGGCCCCGCCGGAAGGCAGCAACTTCGAGACCGGCGTCTGGGGAGAGGCCGGTACGGCGCTGCTCCCAGAGCGCACGACCGCCGCCGCGGACGCGCTCCGCCTCGCTGCGGAGGAGCTGGTCGTGGCAGCGGAGTCAGGTGAGTCGCACCCGACCGACGTTGCCTTCGGCACTCGCATCGTCGAGCTGCTGGCCTCTGCGCAGAAGCAGCTCAGCGCAGGGCGATAA